The region AATTCAGGAGACGGAAGATGACgtgggaggggctggaggaagccccaggtatgtataaaactttcataccttttcatctcaggtacactttaagggttaCAATCCTTAGGATGTCCATGTTGACATAATTCCATCATGCAGTTTCTACCGATCTGCTAACTGTTAGTTCTAAGTCAACTGTACAGTAGAAACCTAAGGGActtatgaattaaaaaaaaataataagatacACATGCTCACATGTTCTGCAGCAAAATCATTCTGTGCTTAGAATTGCTGAGAACAGattccaaagacataacaacaaaagttgtgtaGGTTATACCTTTAACTGCACACAATGAGAACAGATTGTTTCCCTTATTCTGTGTTTGATGTGAACATTAGCTAAAGCATCTGAGCTGTGTCTGCTTGATGCTGCCAGATGATTGGCTGAATATGTGCTTGAATATGAAGGGCCACTAGTGTTCCTCAGAAACTGCTCAGTCAGTGTGAGATATTGTATTTAGGCGGATCTTGTTTTCATTGCATACTACCAAACCTTTACTTTGTTTATTTGCCTTTCTAAGGAAATGGAAACTTCACTGAAAAGCATCTTCCTGCTGGTCACCATCTTTCCCACAATCACCCTTGCCTATCCTAATGGACGTGTGGAAGTTGCCTGCACCACAATGCTACCCAATCATGGTGTTGATCCTCAAACAGATCTGGCTCCATATAGCCTGACCTTCTCTAGCACCAACTACACTGGAAAACTAGCATTCCTGAGTAAGTGCTTCATGGGTTAAACTGCAACTCCAGTCAAAACATGACTTCTACAGCTCAATGTCTATCTTTGGGAAGATTATTTCTTACTTCCTGTTCTCTGTGGCCCTGTCACGACAGGAAGTGGCAAGAATCTTCTTATGCAAAACACATACAGCAAcaaaatatttacagtatatagtttGTGACACATTTACAAAATTGAGTATTATTATtgtatgtgcccccagtgcaTTTCCTGTCCTCAGTAATCCAATCAGTTGGACAGGTGAGCATGAATTTTCCTAACTGCAAAATTGCTGCAATTCAAACATGGCTGGAGTTCTCACCATTACCCTTTCTTTTCAAAAACAGAaacttacaataaaaaaaaaaaaacactgaagttccaccttaaaaatgtttaaagtgaaattatgtgtatgttctgCTTCTATATTGCCCTCATGTAGACATGTTCCCAATATCAAAATAAATAGACCATACTCTTCCTACACTCCCATAAGTGCAGCAAtaatcagaggcgtatctagaggggtgcagacatgactcgtgccatgggcgccacagcatctTAGGCGCCATGCCTGCTGCGTCCCCTTGCCTGTCCCTGGGCTGAGCCCACATGCCtacccctgtgctgtgccgccatgcctgcccccgtgcctctccgtcactcagacctcagagcagattaattctgttatctcgggaacatggctacttaacttatgtatgtagggtgcacttggcttagtgttagaaaagatgaTAAAGAGAGAATAAGaaaatatattttcaaaaaaTTAACCAGCAATATTCCGagataaaaaatacaggcaacatGTccgcgagaaaggatgctgtttgttagaggggaggggggctctgactggaaggaaggggggggggggaggggagggcgcaatttcagtgtttgccataggctctatattacctagATACACCCCTGGAAATAATGACCCTTCCTATAAATGTAGTCCTAATGCTTCCCCCATATGGTTAGCAATAATGTTCTGCTCCCTAATTGTAGAAGTAATTCCTGCCACCCCTCCCCATATGTGCAGCCATAATGTATAGTTTATAAGTAAATATCAGAAGAGATATTGGCCCAATCCAATTATCTTTTTatcctgttttctcctaggtgatattttaacatcttatgtaaataaaatgctttttaaagtaaaccagagctgagcaactttaacagttttatacatacttggggcttcctccagccccatccgcatggatcgcttccacgctgccatcctcagtcttctcctgcaCCGGTACAGGGTtctgtcacttcagccagtctggaccagtctgacgtaagagaagtgcgccctctatgcatCTCTCCAAcagctgccggagagatacgtaaagggtgcacttctcttgcgcagagtggccatgactggctgaagtgacgggacccgacaccgaagagggagaagactgaggacggcagcgtgggagcgatccgtgcgcatggggccggaggaagccccaggtatttagaaAACTGTTAAGAGttgctcagctctggtacactttaaagagtaactgttagcccccaaagtgaaatttaaatctgtacagcaatgttttatttagtattaaagtgatcaaaaaagccaatgcgttctgcaaaaatcagtataattttgctactatgtagccttttgcccacgctaacgacgcaaagccgcatatcagatactgatgacatgcctatgtttgccctctccccctctcccccctctcccccccaggaccaggtgccgatctatttgcaccacaaacagctgaccgatctgacacggagacagagcggcagcacttctagccggagcaccgcagagcagccgccgccgtgcatctctcacatgtgattctctcacatgtgactcggcggcggctgctctgcggtgctccggctggaagtgctgccgctctgtctccgtgtcagagcggtcagctgtttgtggtgcaaatagatcggcacctggtcctgggggggagaggggggagagggggagagggcaaacataggcatgtcatcagtatctgatatgcggctttgcgtcgttagcgtgggcaaaaggctacatagtagcaaaattatactgatttttgcagaacgcattggcttttttgatcactttaatactaaataaaacattgctgtacagatttaaatttcactttgggggctaacagttactctttaaaacaccagcaagcaaaaaattattttcacagtattttttcacctactgtttggtacttttttcaaatgcagagtgctgaaaagtaatttaaaacagaagatgaaaaattatcacctagggaaaaatgtaggagaaaaagtgaatttgattgggcccaatatttattttaaaacaggtCAAATAGATATGTAGGAAATCATAGTgatagcctaaaaaaaaaaaaaaagaaagaaaaagaaaaataatctAGAATCCCATTTTCTTTGTCTACTAGTAATTTTAACCAGTTCCATTAATGTGTGCTAAACGGCCTCCCGTGCACGCACTGCCGCAGCCCCGGTGTGCGCATGGTGCCCCCTGCACGGCCATAGCTGTGGTCACACACATGTGCAATATGCCTCCAGGCAGTGCATGCTGACGCATATGCCTGTGATTTTATTGGGTAAGGTTATATGTTTAAGAATGCTTTGCAACTGTACAATTGAGAACAGTGAAAATTCCACAAActatacaaaaatatataatttattaaaatatattttatataccccattgtgtatatatacagtaaaataacAGAGGTGtttgacatcaatgtaaatgttAATGTTAAAGAACAAAATGCCTGTATTGGTTTCACTGCTCAGCTCATTTCTCACCTTCATTTACTTTGCAGTCACTCTTAGCAAAGAGGCTGAACAGGACTTCAGGGGTTTCCTGATCCAGGCTCGTGCTCCTGGTGGTAATAACATCTTAGGCTCTTTCGTGGTCAATGGTTCTGATGCACAAACCCTGACATGTACCACCCCTAATGTGAGTCTATCATTTTTATTTGCTGTCCTAGTAAAAACTAAGATACTTCAC is a window of Hyperolius riggenbachi isolate aHypRig1 chromosome 6, aHypRig1.pri, whole genome shotgun sequence DNA encoding:
- the LOC137522552 gene encoding putative ferric-chelate reductase 1, with amino-acid sequence METSLKSIFLLVTIFPTITLAYPNGRVEVACTTMLPNHGVDPQTDLAPYSLTFSSTNYTGKLAFLITLSKEAEQDFRGFLIQARAPGGNNILGSFVVNGSDAQTLTCTTPNSAVSHTSRSAKSKIEVIWLPPSSSSDIQFRATVVQTRNVFWTNVLSDVLKAKSASQQTSASILLLFLICSSTLMHIL